One Cryptomeria japonica chromosome 9, Sugi_1.0, whole genome shotgun sequence genomic window carries:
- the LOC131040134 gene encoding putative yippee-like protein Os10g0369500, whose product MGLIFQEYLQGPRIFKCSNCKAHSADHDQIFSKNFHGRYGRAYLFNSVVNVCLGPKEDRALMTGLHTVNDIYCKCCHQILGWRYEKAYEEKEKYKEGKYIIEKTRTMKEGW is encoded by the exons ATGGGACTGATTTTTCAGGAATATCTTCAAGGACCCAGGATTTTCAAGTGCAGCAATTGCAAGGCACATTCTGCTGATCATGATCAGATTTTCTCAAAGAATTTTCATGGGCGCTATGGGAGGGCGTATCTATTCAACAGTGT GGTTAATGTTTGTCTTGGGCCTAAGGAAGATCGGGCTCTCATGACTGGATTACATACTGTCAATGACATTTACtgcaaatgctgccatcaaatactGGGCTGGAGATAC GAAAAGGCATACGAGGAAAAAGAGAAATACAAAGAAGGAAAGTATATCATAGAGAAAACAAGAACAATGAAGGAAGGCTGGTAA